Part of the Streptomyces sp. NBC_01264 genome, GGCGCCCCGATCGCCCCGGCCACCCTCGACTTCCTGCGGGCCTGCGGGATCGCGGTCTTCGAGGGCTACGGCATGACGGAGTCCGCCGGGGTCATCAGCCTCAACCACCCGGACGAGGTCCGCTACGGATCGGTGGGCCGCCCGATCGCCGGGTGCGAGGTCCGCATCGCGGAGGACGGGGAGGTCCTGGCCCGGGGGCCGATGATCTTCCCCGGGTACCACGCGAACGACGCGGCGACGGCGGAGGCGCTGGACGGGGAGGGCTGGCTGCACACGGGTGACCTGGGGGAGGTCGACGCGGAGGGGTTCCTCTCCATCACCGGCCGCAAGAAGGAGCTGATCATCACCTCGGCGGGCAAGAACATCACCCCGACGGAGTGGGAGTTCGCCGTACAGCGCTCCCGTTACGTCTCCCGCGCCGTCATGATCGGCGACCGCCGCCCGCACCCGGTGGCCCTGATCACCCTGGACGCGGAGGAGATCGCCGCCTGGGCCGTGCGGGAGTCGGTGAGCCTGGATGCCGGTGCCTCCGGCGACCCCGGTGGTCACCCGGCCGTACGGGCCCTCGTCGCGGAGGCGGTCGAGGCGGCCAACGCCACGGTCTCGCGCCCGGCCCGCGTCCGGGCCTTCCGGGTCCTGCCGGGGGAGTTTGCTGTGGAGGCGGGAACTCTTACCCCGACCCTGAAGCTCCGGCGGAGGGCGGTGGCGGAGCGGTACGCGGGGGAGATCGAGGGGCTGTACGGGTAGGGGGTGTCGGGGTGGGCGGGGGCGTTGACAGGGTCCGGGATCCCCCCGGGGAACGGCCGGGAGGGAGGAGGGGGGAGGAGCGGCCGAGTCACGAATGCGCAGCCCCCTCCGGCCGGTGGGCATCCACGCACGGCCCCGGAGGCGACCGCCGCAGGCTGCCGTCCGGGGCCGGCTTATCGGTTCGGACCTTCCTGCTGGGCCTGCTGCTTAGAGTGAGCCCGTCGACCGGCGGGGGAGTCGGTCAGCGGACGGGGAGAGCCATGGCATTCCGTAAGTTCCTGAGCGCGTTGGGCGTCAGTGCGCCGAGTGTGGAGACGGTCGTCGAGAACCCGCGCGTCGGCCCGGGTGGGACCCTGCGTCTCGTGGTCACCGCCGTGGGTGGCGGCGCCGATGTGGACATCGAGCGGGTGCGGCTGGACGTCGTTGTACGGGCCGAGGATCTTGAGTACAACGACAAGACCGCGTGGGAGCACCCCTACACGGTGGTGACGGTCGACCTCGACGGCTTCCGGCTGCCCGCTGGTGAGACCGTGACGGTTCGCGGTGAGGTCGTGCTGCCGTGGGAGATGCCGCTCACACACGCGCTGGGTGCGCCCATCACGGGCGGACGGGCGGCGGTCCGCACCGAGCTGGAGGTGGACAAGGCGGTGGATCAGGGCGACTTCGACGAGATCGAGGTGCACGCCCTGCCCGCCCAGGACGCGATCCTGCAGGCCTACACGGACCTGGGGTTCCGGCTGCGCGAGGCCGAGGTCAAGATCGGGTTCCTCCCGGAGCTCGCGCCGCGCATGGAGTCCCGGCAGACGGAGAGCTGCTGGCAGGAGATCGACTTCTTCTTCCCGGAGAGCGTGAACTGGGGGCTGGAGGAGCTGGAGACGGTCCTCATCGCCCGTGAGGACTCCCTGGACGCCCACCCGGGAGGCTTCCCGCCAGCCACCTTCGTCTACGACGAGCTGGACCAGCAGGCATGGACGGAGAAGCTGGAGGAGCACGTGCGCGCCCACTGGCAGCCGGCGCACGGCTAGGGGTCATCGTTCGGGAGGGCTTGAGTGTGTGCGGCTCCGGACCCGCTTGTTAGGGGATCAGGGCCGCCACGCCATCGAGGATCCGCTCCAGGCCGAAGTCCAGCGGGCTGCCGCCCTGCGGAGCGAAGGCGCCCGCCGCGATCGCCTCCGTCAGGGCGGGGAAGCGTTCCTCGTGGCGCTTCAGGACTTCGGCCGTCAGCTGTGCCCACTCTTCGTTCGCCGACTCGTCGTGGTCGACGTACTGCTGGGCGACGTTGCGAACATGGCCCACGAGCAGGAGGAACGTGTCGTGCCGCTGGGTGGCTGACAGCCCTGTTCCGGCCAGGGCTGCCAAGGCCGTGTCCAGCCAGCCGAGTTGATGAGGGCCCATGATCTGGCGGCGCATGCCGGTCGCCGTCAGGATCCACGGGTGGCGGCGGTACATCGCCAGGCACTGCCGGGCCCACTCGGTCAGCTGCGGGCGCCAGCCGCCGGGGATGTCGCTGACCGGGACCGGGGGGCCGGCCGCGAGGTCGACCATCAGGTCGAGGAGTTCCGTCTTGCCGGGAACGTACCGGTAGAGCGCCATCGCGGTGACGCCGAATTCCTTGGCCACCCGCGCCAGCGAGACTGCGTCCAGGCCCTCCCTGTCGGCGATCCCGATGGCCGCCTCCGCGATCCGGCCCGCGGTGAGCGAGGGCTTAGGGCCCCGGCTCGGCAGCTCCTGCTCGCCCCAGAGCAGCGCGAAGCTCGCCTTCACGCCGCCCTGCTTCCCGGCCTTCTTCGTGGCCACACACGCCTCCTCCGCCGAACCCGTTGACACCTCACTCTAACTGTTTATAACGTATAGCCAACCGCTTACGGCATATACAGTTTCGCTGGAACGGACACTCAGGGAGTCGTCATGCTTGCCGCCATCGTCGCCACCTCCGCAGCCGCCCTCCTCGCCGCGCCGGCGGCCGGGGTCCTCGGCCACCGCGCCCTCAAGCGCTTCCGTAACGCTTCACTGATGAAGATCGACGCTCCGAACGGCATCGATGAGCAGGGCTTCGTCCTCATCGGCGGCATCGAGCAGTGGATCTCGGTCCGCGGCGAGGACCTGGCCAACCCGGTCATCCTGGAACTGCACGGCGGCCCCGGAGCCTCGACCGCGATCTTCGGGCCGCGCACCAGATCCTGGGAGAAGCACTTCACGATCGTCCGCTGGGACATGCGCGGCGCCCTCAAGACCCTCGGCCGCGGCGGTCCGCAGGGACAGGGCGAGATGACCTTCGACCGGATCCACGCGGACGCGATCGAGGTCACCGACCACGTACGCACCCGCCTCGGCGTCGACAAGATCGTCCTGCTCGGCCATTCCTACGGAAGCGCCTTCGGCCTGCGACTCGCCCGCGAGTTCCCCGAGCGCTATTCCGCCTACGTCGGCACCGACCAGAACATCCACGACGCCGGCCGCGACGACTTCGTACACCAGGCCCTGCTCACCCGCCTGCGCACTGCCGGAAAGCGCAAGGAACTGGCGGCAGTCGGGGCGCTCCACCCCGATGAGCAGCAGTGGACGGCCCGCGAACGCGCGATGCACGCCAAGCTGGTGGCCACCAGCGACCCGCTGACCCTGGACACGATGAAGAAGGTCGTCATGGGGTCCCTGTGGTTCTCGCCGCTGCACTCGTTGCGAGAGCTGGGGCTCTTCGTCAAGGGCATGACCCTCTCGGAGCAGATCACCGAGACCACCGCCGGGTTCGACGACTGGGCGGACGGCACGAAGTTCGAGCTCCCCTTCTTCATCTTCCAGGGTGAGAAGGACGTCCTTGCGTCGCCGGAGCTCGCCCGCCGCTTCTTCGACGACGTCCAGGCGCCGGTCAAGGGCTTCGCGGCGATCGAGGACTGCAGCCACTTCGCGGCGTTCCGGCGGCCGGAGCGGTTCCTGGAACTGCTGCTGACCCACGTACGGCCGCACGTCGCCGGCTAGTCGGCTGTCGGCATCGGAGGGTCAGGAGAGGCAGAACTCGTTGCCCTCGATGTCCTGCATCGTGATGCACGATTCGTTGACGTCATCGGCGCGCTGCGTCAGTACGTGCTTCGCGCCGAGTGCCATCAGCCGTGCGCATTCGGCCTCGAGCGTGGCCAGGCGCTCGTCACCCACGAGGCCTGTGCCGACCCGCACATCAAGGTGCAGCCGGTTCTTGACGACCTTGCCTTCGGGAACCCGCTGGAAGAGCACGCGCGGGCCCACCCCCGAGGGGTCGGTGCACGCGAAGTAGACCTCGTCCTCGGGCGGCAGCGTGAGGTGGTATTCCTCCCACGTGGCGAAGCCGTCCGGGACCGCCGGTACGACGTACCCCAGCACCTCGCACCAGAAGGCGGCGAGGCGCGCAGGTTCCGCGCAGTCGAAGGTCACTTGGAACTGCTTGATCGTTGACATCGGCGCACGATAACAGGGGCCCCGCCCATCTCCGAATCACCCAGGGGGGGAAGGGGCGATTCCGCCGCCGGAGCTGTCAAGCGGAATCTGGTGATGATCATGGCTACGTCGAAATGGTCCAATCCCTACTTGGTCGGTCTTACCCGTCCTACACTTCGAGCCGTCAACGCCAAAAAGAGCCAGGGGGGCGCGAAATGGCGGGTAGTAATTCGACGGTCCAAGTTCGTGTGCAAGAGGGTGTGCTGTGGGTCGACGGTGAGGCATATCCGTTGCACAACATCTCCACGTGGGGCAGCGCGTATTGGAGGTGGACAAGGGGGCGGCCTGGCGCAGGTTCATCGGCCGGGCTTTCCTCTGCCTGGTCATCGGCGGAATCGCGGTGGCCATCTTCGGGAACGTCGCCGGAGTCATCGCGGTCGCCGTCTTCGGGTTGCTGGTCTGGCAGCTCGTGAAGGTGATCAGCAGGCCCCCGGTGTACGGCCTGGTCCTCAACACCTCGGGCATCCAGCGCGAGGCGGTGTGGTCGCTGGACCGCACCGAGATCGAGAACCTGGTCTTCGAGATCACCAAGGCCATCGGCCGGCCCAACGCCGCGCCGGTGACCATCAACATCAAGGAAGCCGTCATGGGCGACCAGATCAAGCAGTACGGCGCCGGCAGCATCGGCCGGGCCGAGCACAGCGGCTCCGGGGACATTCGGGGAGGTGGCCGGTGATGGCCGGCGACAGCTACACGCAGCACGGAGCGGGAAGCATCGGACACGCCACGCACTCGGGTTCCGGAGACATCGTGGCCGGAGGCAAATACGTCGGCGGAAATCCGCCGGAGGCCTCGGCGATCGAAAAGCTTCTCGAAGAAGTCCAGGCGATGAGGCGGCGCCTGGACGAGAGCGATCGGGCGGAAGTCGACGCGGCGGTGGAGGAGCTTCAGGGGAATCCCCCCGAGGGGAGATTCCGGAGAATTCTCGCGACCTTCTCCGGAATTGCCACGCTCGTGGGAGAGGCCGGAGTTCCGGTGATCACGGCGGTCAAGGCCCTGATGGGCTGAGGGGTAAGCGGAAGGTGAAGGGAAGGCGAGGGGGCTACGGGCAGTGGCCCCCCTTGTCTTACGCCGACGCTTCCGTGACCCCGCCGAGGAACGCCGACCAGGCGCTGGGGGTGATCGCGAGCTGGGGGCCGGCGTGGATCTTGGAGTCCCTGATGTGGACGGAGTGCGCGCAGTTGGCGACCCCTACGCACTGGCCGCCTTCGCCGCCGCTGTAGCTTGACTTCCGCCAGTCGAAGGCGACTTCGAGGCACTCGCCGCCCTCGCCGGAGCTGTAAGTGCTCTTGAACCAGGCCAGGTCCGTGGTGTTCATTGCCGTTCTCCCAGCATCTTCTCGATCAGGGCAAGGGACTCGTGGGGCGTGAGTGCCTGTGCCCGGATGATCCCATAGCGCTCGCTGTAGACCCTCACCTGTTCCGGGTCGGTGATGAGGTTGGCGTGGCCGTAACTCTCGGTGTAGGCAACCTCGTTGCGCCCCTTGTGGCGTAGGAGGGTGAAGGCGCTGTCCAGGGCAGGGTGTTCGTCGCGGTCCAGCGGCATCACCTGGAACTGGACAGTGCGCAGGCTGCCCACGCTCAGGAGGCGGCCCAACTGTGCACGGTGGACGTCGTTGCCGCCCGTCGGACGCAGCAGGACGGACTGCTCCAGCACGAAGCTGAAGGTAGGTGCGGGCCACCGTTCCAGGATCACCTGGCGGGCGAGCCGGTCCGCCACGCGTTTCTCGATGGTCTCCTCGTCTAGTACCGGACGGCGGTGTCGGAATAGGGCCCGGGCATAGGCTTCGGTCTGAAGCAGACCGGGAATCGCCTGCACGCCGTAGTAGTGCAGCGCCACCGCCCGCGACTCCGCGTCCGCGAACTTCCGGAACCAATCCGGGTGCCGGGTCCGAGCCCGCTTCAGCGCCTCCGTCACGTCGGGGATCGCCGCCAGCAGGATCCCGCCCGCGCCGAGCTCGCGGTCGACGTTCTTCAGGAAGTCCGGCTGGGGTGTCCGTACGCCCCGTTCGATGGAGGACACCAGGTCCTCTCCCACGTGTACGAGCGCCGCGAGCTCCTTCTGCTGGAGGCCCGCCCGTTCCCGTAGCACCTTGATGATCTTGCCGAGCGCCTTGAAGAGGTACGCGGTGCCGTCGACCTCCACCGGTCGTTCCGGTTCTTCCTCGCGCTCCGACAGGTCGTTCATCTGCTGAACCGCCCTCGCCCGTACTGCCCGTACACGCAACAACCGCCGGTCCTACGGGGTTTCCCCCGGAGCGCCGCCGTTCCCGGAAAGCGTACGGCGGACCGGCCACGCTCGGTGAGGGGACGGCCGCAATGGGTGACATGGCACCGGGCGGCCGGGGAGGGCTCAGGCCGTACCGGCCGGGTGGTACCGGTACTTCGATGCCTTCAGGACGTCCTCCGCGTACTTCAGGAGGGGTTCGCCCTTGGGGTCGTCGCTCATCCGTGCCTTCGCGCAGGCCCGGTCGAGTTCGGCGGCGTACTCGTCGATCAGCTTGTCCTCGGGGTAGTCGGGCCACTGCCCGTTGAACTTGAGGAACAGTGCGGCCACGGCCCACTGGTCCTGCGACTGGTAGGCGACGTGCCAGTCGGTGCAGGTGGCGAAGTAGCCGTCCAGCGGGTTCAGTTTGGAGTACTTCTCGTCGCCCTCGTACGAGAGCGGGCGCGGTCCGGCAGGGTCGGGCATCGAATTCGAGTTGGTGGGGGCCGGGGGGTGGACCCGGTGGCCTCCGCCGTCTTCCCGTTGCCGCAGCCGGTGGCGGCGAGGGCGAGGAGGGTGGCGGAGCAGAAGAGGGCCGGGATACGGCGGAGTTGGGGAGTCATGGCTGCCTTGCAGGGAGAGAGGTCCCGACCGCACGCGGGAGTCGACCCAACTTTATGAAGCCATTACCCCGGATTCCCTGGCGGAGGTCCCGAGATGGAGGGGCCTTCGGCCCTGGTGCGGGCGTACCGGCCGTACAGGTCGTCGCCGCCGGTCCTACGGGGGTTCCGCGTAGCGCCGCCGGTCCTGGAAAGCGTGCGGCGGACCGGCCACGCTCGGTGGCGTGACGATGGAACTGAGTGACATGGCGCCGGCTGAGTTCCGGCAGCGCCTCTCCGCCACCCCGCGCGGGGCCCGGCTCGCCCGGCGGCTGGTCGGGGTGCAGCTCGGCGCCTGGGGGATTCCGTACGGCTGCGGGCTCGCCGAGGACGTGGAGCTGGTGGTGGGGGAGCTGGCCGCGAACGCCGTGCTGCACGGGCGGGTGCCCGGCCGGGACTTCGAGGTGCGGCTCGGCTAAGACGGCCTACGGGTCCGGGTGGAGGTGAGCGACGGCCGGGGGGACCGGCTGCCGCCCGAGGCGGAGGCGGCCGTGGACCCCTGGTCGGCGGAGGGCGGGCGCGGGCTGATGCTCGTACGGGCCCTGGCGCGGGAATGGGGCGTCGCGCCGAGGGACCGGGGCGGGCCGGGGAAGACGGTGTGGGCCTGCCTGTGACCGGGGGGTGCGGCCGGGGCGCGGCTATCGTCGGCGCATGCAGCCAAAGGTGGTCCTCTTCGACCTCGGGGGCGTCGTCTGCCGCTTCCATCCGGAGCGGCGGCTTGCCGCGCTGGGCAGGGCATGCGGGATCACTCCCGAGCGGGTGGAGAGCGGGCTCTACGCATCCGGGCTCATCTCACGGTGGGACCTCGGCCTCGATTCCCCCTCGGAGATGCACCGCACGATCCAGGAAAGGCTGGGGTTCCAAGGAAGCATCCGGGCCCTCCAGGAGATCTGGTGCCGTGCCTTCGAACCGGATCTGAAGGTGCTCACGCTGGTCGACGCGGTGCGTCCGCTCCGCACCGCTCTGCTCACCGACAACGACCCCCTGCTGCTGGAAGCGTTCCCGGACCTGTTCCCCCAGGTCGCTTCCCGTTTCGATGACTTGTTCTTCTCCTGCCGTCTGGGAGCTGTCAAGCCCGAGCCGGTGGTGTTCACCCAGGCCCTCGACACGATGGGCTTCGCACCCGCGGAAGCCGTGTTCATCGATGACAGGGCCGCGAACGTCGCTGCCGCCCGCGGGCTGGGGATCACCGCGATCCACTTCCGCGACCCCGTCGGACTCGGCGCCGCACTGGATGCGCTCCTGCCGCGGTGACCGCCGGCAACCCGTGCCGGGGGGGTATCCCCCGTTCCGATCTTGGGGTGTGCCGGATCGTGCCCCGCAGGGGGCGGAATTAGCGTCCAGTCATGACTTCGACTCTGCGAAAGCGCCTGGCCATGGCACTCGGTGTCGTGACGCTGCTCACCGCCGAGGTGGTCCCCGCCGTCGCCCAGACCGCCGGCTCCTCCCCTGCGGAGCAGTTACGCCGGGACACCGAGGCGATCCACGCCCTCGGTATCAGCGGTGTCCAGGCCCGCGTCATCGTGCCCGACGGCCGGGAGTCGGTCGCCACCAGCGGTACCGCCGACCTGAACACCGGGCGCCCGGTCCCTTCCGGCGGCTACTTCCGCATGGCCAGTACGTCCAAGACGCTGGTCGCCACCGTGGTCCTCCAACTGGAGGCCGAGGGCAGGCTGTCCCTGGGCGACACGGTCGACCACTGGCTGCCCGGAGTGGTGCGGGGCAACGGCAACGACGGCAGCCGAATCACCGTCCGCCACCTGCTCCAGCACACCAGTGGCATCCGCGAGGCCCTGCCCGGATACACCACGCCGGAGGAGTACTACCAGCAGCGCCACACCATCTACGAACCCGAGCAGCTGGTCGACCTCGCCATGGCCCAGAAGCCGGAGGATTTCTTGCCCGGCAAGGGCTGGGCGTACTCCAACACCGGCTACGTCCTGCTCGACATGATCATCCAGAAGGCCACCGGTCACCCCGCACACCAGGAGATCGAGAACCGCATCCTGCGCCCCCTGGGCCTGGACCAGACCCGGTGGATGGGTACCGAGTCCACCCTGCCCCGACCCCATGCCCAGGCTTACCAGCTCTTCGGCCCCGGTTCCCGGGTGGACGTCACCGACCAGATACCGGTGGACCACGAGAACCTTTCGTGGGTCACGACCACCCGGGACGAGAACCGCTTCCTCCGCGCGCTGCTCGACGGCCGCCTCCTGCCGGCACGGCAGCTGGCCAAGATGAAGCGGACCGTCCCCGTGAGCGCGAAGGTCCAACGGCTGTGGCCCGGGGGCCGATACGGGCTCGGGCTGGTCGAACGCCCTTTGACCTGCGGAGGAACCTACTGGGGCCATGAGGGCGGGGACGGCGGCTACATCACCCTCAACGGCGTCACCGAGGGCGGGCGTCGAAGCGCCGTGGTCTCCATGTCCGAGGCCCGAGGCGACAGCATGGAGCACATGCTGGAGCAGGAGAACGCGGCCAGTGCCCTGATCGACCACGCACTGTGCGCCGGGGGCCCCGGTACCCCGTGAACGGAGGTGCCATCGGCCAGGGCCTCGTCGTTCCGCTACTTCAGGTTGTCGGTGATCAGCTTCTTGAACGCGTCCGGGGTGATCGAGTCGATGCCCTGGCCCGAGTTCACGGTGAGCTTCGTGCCGTTGATGGAGACGTCCGGCGTGCCCTGCATGTTCTGGTCGTAGAAGGCCTGGCCGACCTTCTCGACCCACGGCATGTAGGTGAGTTCCTTGACCGCCTTGTTGAAGGCGGGCGTGCGCAGCCCCGGGACCTGGTTCGCGAGGTCTAGCAGGGTGGCCGTGGAGCCGAACTTGTCGTCCGTTTCCTTCTCCGGGTGGTTCTTGTAGAGCACCTGGAGGTACTCCATGAACTTCTCCGGGCTCTCGTTCGCCGCCGCGCCCAGCGCGTTGACCGCCCGCTTGGAGCCCTTGCCGCCGCCCAGCGCCTTGTCCAAGAACGTGGCGAAGTGGTACTCGACGCGGTACGTGCCCGCGTCCGCCTGCTCCTTGATGGTCTTGCCGAGGCCGATCTCGACGCCCGCGCAGTAGGGGCAGCGCGGGTCGAGCCATACGGAGAGGACGTTCTTCGCGTCGGCCTTGCCGTACGGGATCACGATCCCGTCCTTGCCGGTGGTGTTGGCCGGCTGGACGAAGGGCTTGCCGGCCGCCTCGTCGTCGGCGGAGGGCTGCGACACGTAGAGGCCGATGCCGACCGCGAGGGCCAGTACGGCGACCAGCGCGCCGCCGATCAGCACGCGCCCGCGCAGCTTCTCGCGCCGGGCCCGGGCCTCGCGTTCCTCACGCATCCGTTCGCGGGCCTCGCGCCGCTGGTCCTTCTTGCTGGTTGCCATTCAACAAGGATAAAGGTCGTAGAGCGCTCAAGTAGGTGCCATTGGTGCGAATCGGGCGGGGACCTAAGTCCCTGGTCCGCGCCCGGGCGAGGGTTCGTGAAGATGGGGCGAATGGTGGGACACATCTCCGGGGGTGGCGGTGAGTCGCGGGCGAAGAACTGATAGACAGTTAACCTCCACGGCCACTCGGCCGTCCGCGCGAAGAAGTTTCGGGCGCGCGGAGTGGTGTATGGGTTATGTGGGTTATGTACGTTTTGCGGGGCCCGGACCGGCCGCCGCTCTGGGGGGATCGCCGCGCTGTGAAGCCACTTCACCGTCACCTCGTCAACACCTCGCGCAAAGTCGTGTGCACGGCCGCCCTCGCGGCCAGCCTGACCACCGCAGCTGTCGTGACCAACACGCCGATCGCGGGCGCGGGGGAAGCCGAGCCGACCCCCGACAGCCCCCAGGCGACCGATCGCGGTGACGCCCGGCTGGAGCTCCCGGACCTGGTCGCCGACCCGCCGCCGGCGCCCCCCGGCGCCGCCAGTCCCGACGGGGCCACCGCGGGCATACCCGCGACCGCCCTCGACGCCTACAAGCGCGCCGGGATCTCGGTGGCCGCGGCCCTCCCCGGCTGCCACCTGCCCTGGCAACTGCTGGCGGGCATAGGCCGGGTGGAGTCCGTACACGCCTCCGGCTACGGGCTCAAGGCGGACGGGTACACCGAGAAGCCGATCCGCGGACCGCGCCTGGACGGCAACGGCTTCGCCGAGATCAAGGACACCGACAAGGGCGAGTGGGACGCGGACCCGGAGTACGACCGCGCGGTCGGCCCGATGCAGTTCATCCCCTCCACCTGGTCCACCTGGGGCGCCGACGGCAACGCCGACGGCAAGCGCGACCCGAACAACATCTACGACGCGGCGCTGGGCGCAGGCCTCTACCTCTGCGCGGGCCAGCGCAACCTGTCCGACGCGGGCGACCTCGACAAGGCGATCCTCAGCTACAACAGGTCGCGCGAGTACGTGAACACCGTGCTCGGCTACATGCGGCAGTACCAGGCCGGCCAGGGCGCGACCCCGGTCCCGGACCCGCCGGCCGGCAACTACCCGACGCCGAACCCGCCGCACCTGCCGACGCCGACTCCCACGCCGACCCCCACGCCGACTCCCACCCCCACGCCGACGCCGCCGCCCAAGCCGCCGAAGCCGCCGAAGCCCACCCCGACCCTGGACAGGCTGGTCAAGATCGGCACGCGGGAGCTCACGGCCGAGGCCGGGACCGAGTTCCCGCGCACCCCGCTCATCAAGGCGGTGCTGACCGACGGCATGCCGGCCGTCGGTCAGCAGATCGTGATCTCGATCGACGACGACACCACCGGCCGCACCGTCTTCGCGGCCGACGGCAAGGACTTCGCGGTCCTGCAGACCGACGAGAAGGGCCTGGTCCGGGTTCCGAAGCTGAAGGCGGGCCGCAAGGCGGGCGACTTCACCCTGCGCGCCACCGCCTACGCGGCTTCGGTCGAGGTCTCCGTGAAGATCTCGGGCAAGGTCACCCCGGCCGAGCCGGTCCCCGTCCCCGAGGCGGACCAGCTGGTCCGCAGCGACGCGAACGCGGGCAAGCCGCTGACCGCGGTGGCCGGAACCGGGATCAAGGGCGTGCAGTTCCTGGCGACGGCCAAGGACAAGCCGGTCGCCGGGGCCAAGGCCACGGCAGGGCTCGGCTCCAAGGACAAGGACGGGAAGTGGGTCCCGGCGGACCCGGCCAAGGCGGGGGAGACCCCGTACTTCCTGGACAAGGACGGCAACAAGCTGACGGAGCTGGCGCTCCCGGCGACCGGGGCCGACGGCAAGATCGACCTGCCGGAACTGTCCACCACGGGCGTCGCCTCGGGCACGTACACGCTCCGCGTGCGGATCTCGGACCAGGTGGTGCTCTTCCTGGAGATCACCGTCACCGCGGCCGAGCCTCCGGTCACCGACAAGCCGGAGACGCAGCCGCCGGTGACCGAGCAGCGGACCCGCAAGGGCTAGGCCGTCTCTTTCGGATCTTGCCGGGCCCGCGACGCCCGGCACCGCGCCTGGCCGCACTGCCGAGGCGACCACGTACGCCCAGTACGCGAACGCCCCGACAGCACGGCCAGGCACGGCACCAGACGCCGCGGACTCGGCCGACAAGATCCGAAAGAGACGGCCTAGGACGCGAAGGCCTGCCGGAGCACCCCGCCGAACTCGGCGGGGTGCGTGGTCAGGCCGGTGTGCCCGCCGGGGAAGTGCAGCAGTTCCCTGCCGAAGCGCTCGGCGAGGTACGCGGCCGGGCGGTAGGGCAGTTCGCCCCGCGAGTCCCGGCCGCCGGCGAGCACGAGCCGGTCCGAGACCGCCTCCAGCCGCTCCAGGTCGGGGGAGTAGGCCATGAAGCCCGGCACGATGCGCCCGAGGAAGTAGGGCAGATCGCCCATCGTCCGCTCGGCCCGGGCGGCCGCGTGCGGCGGCAATTCGGCAGGGGCAGGGGTAGGGGCTGGGACTGGGGCCGGTCCGGGTGCCGGGGCGTCGCCGTCGCTCCTCAGCCCCGCCGCGAACACGCCCATCGCCGGCATCAGTCCCTCCGCCTCCAGGGTGTCCCGTACCCGTGCGAGGAACGCGCGGTGCGCCGGGGCGTCCGGCAGCACCTCCACCACCGGCGGCTCGTGGGCGACGAGGCGTACGAGGCGTTCGGGCCGGGCGGTCAGCAGGTGCAGGGCCGCGATCGCGCCCGAGCTGGAGCCGAAGACCCGGGCGGGCTCGCCGGGCGACAGCAGGTCCAGCAGCCGCAGCGCGTCCTCGGCGTGCTCGGCCACGCTCTGCCCGGCCTCCGGCTCGTCCAGCGAACTGCGGGACAGCCCGCGCGGATCGTAGGAGGCGACGGTGTACTCGGCCGCCAGCGCGTCGGCGACCCCGTCGAAGGCGGCCGCGCCGCCGGTCCCGCCGGGGATCAGCAGCAGCAGCGGGCCCCGGCCGCGCACCTCGTAGTACAGGGTCGCGCCGGGCACGCGCAGGCCGCCGGTGGTCGGGGCGCTCATGCGAAGTCCCCCTTGCGGTGGGCGGAGCGCTGGCTCAGCAGCTGGTGCAGGGCGTCGAGGGACCAGAGCCAGGAGGCCTCGGGCGTCCGCGCGTGGGCGAAACCGCCCGCGGCCTCCAGGGCCACGAACCCGTGGAACGTGCTGCGCAGCAGCCGGGCGGCGTCGGTCAGATCGGGCTCCGCGAGCCCGTAGCCGCGCAGCATCCCGTACGTCAGCGCGATCGCGCGGCGCGGCCCGGCGGCCTGCGCGGCCAGCTCGGGGTCGATCTTGCCCGGGGCCTGCGTCGCCGCGTAGCGGCCGGGGTACTTGTGGGCGTACTCCCGCCAGGCGTTGGCGAACGCCACGAGCGCGTCCTTCCCGGCGAGCCCCGCCGTAGCCTCGGCGATGAGCAGCGTCTTCTCGTCCGCCGCCAGCAGGGCGATCCGCCCGCGGAGGTCCTCCAGGCTGCGGACGTGCGCGTACAGACTCGCGT contains:
- a CDS encoding TetR/AcrR family transcriptional regulator, yielding MVRMGLTAEKVTVVGAEVADDVGLHRVTMAQVARRLGVQDASLYAHVRSLEDLRGRIALLAADEKTLLIAEATAGLAGKDALVAFANAWREYAHKYPGRYAATQAPGKIDPELAAQAAGPRRAIALTYGMLRGYGLAEPDLTDAARLLRSTFHGFVALEAAGGFAHARTPEASWLWSLDALHQLLSQRSAHRKGDFA